AGATGTCACGCTGAAGCATAGCTGGGATACCAGGGTCTTCGTCATGTACGAGCCTGTGGGAACAACCGTCGACATTGAGGCCTCAAGCGATAACGACATCGCGTTATATCTGATCGACGCGAGCGGCTACGAGCTCGCCGCGGCCGACGAGGGCTACAGCGGCGCCGAATCCCTCTCCGTCGATACCGAGTACGACGCGCCCTATTTTCTCATCGTCAGGCAGTTCGACGACCTCCAGGCAAACGTAAAAATCAGCAGCAGCTGCGCCATGATTGCACTGTACGACGTCGACGACGGCATGCTCGTCAGCCCGGGACAGACGGTCACGGCCAATATCGATTGCCCAGGCGACTGGGACTACTTCGTCATGGACCTCGCGGCCTACCAGACGGTGACGATCACGGTCGATTCCATAGCCATAGACGCTTACGTTGAGGTGGGCGCCCTGGACGGCTACGATGAGGATGACTGGTACGACGATGACAGCGGCGGCGGGCTCTTCGGCACCAACGCCGAGCTGGAGTTCACCGCGCCGCAGTCCGGCAGGTACTATATATCGGTATCGGATGTATATGACGAATGGGCCGGCGGGTATATATTAACCGTCGAGTAGTGAGGTAAATATGCCAAAACAGATAACTCAGAACACCTTATTCTACGGGGATAATCTTCCGATACTGCGCGAGCACATTCCTTCCGAGAGCGTTGACCTGATCTACCTCGATCCGCCGTTCAACTCCAGCCGTTCTTACAACGTGCTCTTTGCCGATGAGAGCGGAAAGGAATCCGATGCGCAGATAACCGCCTTTGAGGATACCTGGCACTGGGATCAGTACGCGGCTCACACCTACCACGACTTAATTCAGAACGGCCCGCTCGATGTGGTCAAGATGATTGGCTCCCTGCATGATTTTATTGGCGAGAACCAGATGACGGCCTATCTGGTGATGATGGCGGTGAGGTTAGTTGAGCTTCACCGCGTCCTCAAGCCGACGGGCAGTTTATATCTGCATTGCGACCCGACCGCCAGCCACTATCTCAAGATTGTGCTGGATACAATTTTCGGGCCTGCTAATTTTAGAAATGAGCTCATTTGGAAACGAGCAACTTCTGGAAGCAGCAAGTCTATAGCAAAAAGATTTGGTTCGGATCATGATGTTATCTTATATTATGTCAGAAGTGAAAAAGCTGGTTTCAATAAAGTATTTCTTCCTTACCCTGAAGAAGAAATTCAAAAAAGATTTCGCCGTTCGGATGAACGAGGACGGTACAAAGATGCCGAATTAGCAACCTATTCGGAAGAGAAATTAGAAGAATTAAAGAGAGAGAATCGATTAATTACTAATGAGAGTGGGAAACTAAGATATAAGATTTATCTCGAAGATATTCAAGGTGTACTAGCTGACGACGTTTGGAATGACATACCTCCTATTAATTCTCAAGCCGCCGAACGTCTCGGTTACCCGACGCAGAAACCTCTGACGCTCCTCGAACGTATCATCCAAGCCAGCAGCAACCCCGGTGATTGGGTTCTCGACCCGTTTTGCGGCTGCGGCACGGCTATCGCCGCCGCACAGAAGCTGGAACGACACTGGATTGGAATAGACGTCACTCACCTTGCTATCGCATTGCAGAAATACCGCCTCCACGACACTTTCCACATCACCGCTGGCAAAGATTATCAGGTCATTGGCGAGCCCTGCGATGAAAGCTCTGCCGCTCAATTAGCCAAGGATGACCGCTACCAGTTCCAGTGGTGGGCGCTGTCGCTGGTGGGGGCCAAGCCGCTGGGCGGGGAGGGGGACAGCAAGACCGGCAAGAAGGGCAAAGACAGGGGCATCGACGGCATCATTAACTTCGTTGAAGCCAAGGGCAAGCCACAGAGAGTCATGGTTCAAGTTAAGAGCGGCCACGTAAACAGCGGCCTCATCCGCGACCTGAGAGGCACCGTGGAGCGCGAGGACGCGGCCATCGGCGTATTCATCACGCTGGAGCCTGCTACCAAAGACATGGAGAAAGAGACTTTAGCGGCGGGCTATTATACCTCCGAACTCTGGCAAAAGGACTATCAGCGCATCCAGATATTAACCATATCTCAACTACTCGCTGGCGCTGAGATTCAAATGCCCGCGGCGCACGGCACGTTCAAGCAGGCGCAACGCGTGCGCA
This sequence is a window from Dehalococcoidia bacterium. Protein-coding genes within it:
- a CDS encoding DNA methyltransferase, with amino-acid sequence MPKQITQNTLFYGDNLPILREHIPSESVDLIYLDPPFNSSRSYNVLFADESGKESDAQITAFEDTWHWDQYAAHTYHDLIQNGPLDVVKMIGSLHDFIGENQMTAYLVMMAVRLVELHRVLKPTGSLYLHCDPTASHYLKIVLDTIFGPANFRNELIWKRATSGSSKSIAKRFGSDHDVILYYVRSEKAGFNKVFLPYPEEEIQKRFRRSDERGRYKDAELATYSEEKLEELKRENRLITNESGKLRYKIYLEDIQGVLADDVWNDIPPINSQAAERLGYPTQKPLTLLERIIQASSNPGDWVLDPFCGCGTAIAAAQKLERHWIGIDVTHLAIALQKYRLHDTFHITAGKDYQVIGEPCDESSAAQLAKDDRYQFQWWALSLVGAKPLGGEGDSKTGKKGKDRGIDGIINFVEAKGKPQRVMVQVKSGHVNSGLIRDLRGTVEREDAAIGVFITLEPATKDMEKETLAAGYYTSELWQKDYQRIQILTISQLLAGAEIQMPAAHGTFKQAQRVRKAEGSQPGMEI